A genomic region of Anopheles coustani chromosome 3, idAnoCousDA_361_x.2, whole genome shotgun sequence contains the following coding sequences:
- the LOC131272461 gene encoding exportin-4-like encodes MDETYLKDLETAAHIIMAPPNSITNQQRQESEAIFTTFRRTKTPYALCQAILEKSAVDLVLFEAADVLKKAIVGEWKFIAEQDRASLRQYLLNYVIQRNVPVFIRDKLLQVVAIMIKRTSLEDHGAERGQIIEETKKMLNSGDLKQQILSCSIMLAILEEYCNIVRSDDTGLNTLEHFKAKKQFEDSDLLQTFVMTLQAMAEIVNGFDTTNQMQMYFFKQLLTVMETVLTWGFLLPNLRNYRMRHSLSKSIIDTSETVTKAVHAPPLRLQSQWKNVIFDAKVLEVFFHTYWKTREIEDLQPKALTCILQLSTLRGPIITENVEESMSYLANYLTHFLSLLNNIEIKDKEAYSFSLILRKLLQFLPTGMLQMLPNSLFDASIQLCFTMTMKFLEQSAAEESAAPDEAFYIDALSNMFTIWLSFVEDRKNFPIEPMLPYITQMFEKYVQCHLSPPQGIRGAGGRDGDGGENEITDIEESDRDRFTEQLKMVGFLGRQILLHALGLLAKLLEDRTRKLGTHLHMLHASKSLSISDGMSLENLFEDIHWLLLISGHVMALASDGETPLVPEAIITVCKRQAESGVTDVSNSLKLLASPNQDIQEIPNAESNVDPVIRLMAAGFRLCELEKSAIEVRMYQFLSPQLSATLMWYLRHWCSSYVMAPYEPSSNHIFATAFGVGTGGASWVLNYLLNKICLNAQHLRGEPTVMEETVELLLELQRNRFRAQTIFNSEYFRSICDLKGFDLPMTVKRKLLRGFVTIGCSVEAEEMRGEYMTRIIEATKEKFNLLQATFQRQAHVHQNEQFKQKVIEVLEETIGCVQGALDNMIIILFNEIQPICKHLATFMSVYKNDTVIVELVLELLTELEKSADVKTVRVAVHQYTMDVFAVYVKNNTNRISLDPTNNERDPQDLILILKLIHGLSSWRVGNDEETMQQASDVIIYGLTSIVPLITADLIRYPELCYQYYITITNFVDNRPYVVPALHPDFLKQLAASVELGLTSFTSEVEQKCVEFIEVFAQAVRCHQNPESLVSQLLQSFLKLMLDMTLGQKIDWSNTNDWYKAMYTVICCFPQTFKDMIQLFLQEHMDNSTDKTKEMINESLMRLDQIEFNNVRLMKLRFVDWYDRFVSLVSLMYKK; translated from the exons ATGGATGAAACATATCTGAAGGATCTTGAAACGGCAGCCCACATCATCATG GCACCGCCGAATTCCATAACAAACCAGCAACGACAGGAATCGGAAGCGATTTTCACCACCTTCCGTAGAACAAAGACGCCCTATGCACTGTGTCAAGCGATACTGGAGAAGTCGGCGGTCGATTTGGTCCTGTTCGAGGCGGCGGACGTCTTGAAAAAGGCCATCGTTGGGGAATGGAAATTCATTGCTGAGCAGGATCGAGCCTCGCTGCGCCAGTACCTGTTGAACTACGTTATCCAGCGTAACGTGCCGGTGTTTATCCGCGACAAACTGCTGCAGGTCGTGGCAATTATGATCAAGCGCACCAGCCTCGAAGACCATGGGGCCGAGCGGGGCCAAATAatcgaagaaacgaaaaagatgCTCAACTCAGGTGACCTGAAGCAGCAGATTCTAAGTTGCAGCATTATGCTGGCGATCCTGGAGGAGTACTGCAACATTGTTCGTTCCGACGACACGGGACTCAACACGTTGGAACATTTCAAAGCAAAGAAGCAATTTGAGGATTCAGATTTGCTGCAAACGTTCGTCATGACGCTGCAGGCCATGGCAGAGATAGTGAACGGATTCGATACGACCAACCAGATGCAAATGTATTTCTTCAAGCAACTGCTCACCGTTATGGAGACCGTATTGACGTGGGGCTTTTTGTTGCCCAATTTACGAAACTACCGAATGAGACACTCGCTGTCGAAGAGTATCATCGATACGTCGGAAACGGTCACCAAAGCGGTCCATGCGCCCCCACTCCGGCTGCAGTCGCAATGGAAAAATGTTATATTTGATGCGAAAGTGTTGGAAGTGTTCTTTCACACCTACTGGAAGACGCGCGAAATCGAAGACCTGCAGCCGAAGGCGTTGACGTGTATTCTCCAGCTGTCCACGTTACGGGGCCCCATCATAACGGAAAACGTGGAAGAAAGTATGTCCTACTTGGCAAACTACTTGACACACTTTCTTTCTCTGCTAAACAA CATCGAAATAAAGGACAAAGAGGCGTACAGCTTTTCCTTGATCCTCCGTAAGCTGCTTCAATTCCTGCCCACCGGAATGTTGCAGATGCTACCGAACTCACTGTTCGATGCGTCGATTCAACTGTGCTTCACTATGACCATGAAGTTTTTGGAGCAATCGGCGGCTGAAGAATCGGCCGCACCGGACGAAGCGTTTTACATCGATGCCCTGAGCAATATGTTCACCATCTGGCTTTCGTTTGTCGAGGACAGAAAAAACTTCCCGATCGAACCGATGCTGCCGTACATTACGCAAATGTTCGAGAAGTACGTTCAGTGTCATCTGTCTCCACCGCAGGGAATCCGTGGCGCCGGTGGTCGCGACGGTGATGGGGGAGAGAATGAAATAACCGATATCGAAGAGTCGGACCGGGATCGCTTCACGGAGCAGCTGAAGATGGTTGGATTCCTCGGGCGACAAATTTTGCTTCACGCCCTTGGTTTGTTGGCCAAGCTATTGGAAGATCGAACGCGTAAGCTCGGAACCCATTTGCATATGTTACACGCTTCGAAATCACTCTCTATCTCCGACGGAATGAGCTTGGAAAACCTGTTCGAGGATATCCATTGGTTGCTGCTGATCAGTGGGCATGTGATGGCGCTTGCGTCAGATGGCGAAACTCCTCTGGTTCCGGAGGCAATTATTACTGTCTGCAAACGGCAGGCCGAGTCGGGTGTGACCGACGTATCGAACAGTTTAAAATTGCTCGCCTCACCGAACCAGGACATTCAGGAGATTCCGAACGCGGAATCGAATGTCGATCCGGTAATCAGACTGATGGCGGCCGGCTTTAGACTGTGCGAGCTGGAGAAGAGTGCCATCGAGGTGCGCATGTATCAGTTCCTTAGCCCGCAGCTCAGCGCAACGCTGATGTGGTACCTGCGGCACTGGTGCAGCTCTTACGTAATGGCACCGTACGAACCTTCCTCGAACCATATCTTCGCCACAGCGTTCGGCGTCGGCACGGGTGGCGCATCGTGggtattaaattatttactgAACAAAATCTGTTTAAATGCACAACATCTGCGCGGTGAACCGACCGTCATGGAGGAGACGGtcgagctgctgctggaacTTCAACGGAATCGGTTCCGGGCGCAGACAATTTTCAACTCGGAGTACTTCCGCTCGATTTGCGACCTTAAGGGGTTCGATCTTCCTATGACGGTGAAGCGAAAGCTACTGCGTGGCTTCGTTACGATCGGCTGCAGCGTGGAGGCAGAAGAAATGCGTGGCGAGTACATGACGCGCATCATCGAGGCAACGAAGGAGAAGTTTAATCTGCTCCAGGCAACCTTCCAACGGCAGGCGCACGTACATCAGAACGAACAGTTTAAGCAGAAGGTTATTGAAGTGCTGGAAGAAACGATCGGCTGCGTGCAGGGGGCACTTGACAATATGATCATTATATTGTTCAACGAAATTCAACCGATTTGCAAGCATTTGGCAACATTTATGTCGGTCTATAAAAATGACACA GTGATTGTTGAGCTTGTGCTGGAGCTTTTGACGGAGCTGGAAAAATCGGCCGATGTAAAGACGGTTCGAGTCGCCGTCCACCAGTACACTATGGATGTGTTTGCCGTTTATgttaaaaacaatacaaaccGCATCTCGCTCGATCCCACGAACAACGAGCGCGACCCACAGGATCTGATTCTCATTCTGAAGCTTATTCACGGGCTCAGCTCGTGGAGGGTCGGAAACGACGAGGAAACGATGCAGCAAGCGTCGGATGTTATTATCTACGGACTGACAAGCATTGTTCCGCTGATTACGGCCGATTTGATACGCTACCCGGAACTTTGCTACCAGTACTACATCACAATTACTAACTTTGTGGACAACAGACCTTACGTG GTCCCAGCGTTACATCCCGACTTCCTAAAACAGCTTGCTGCATCGGTCGAGCTTGGGCTGACGTCGTTCACCTCCGAGGTAGAGCAAAAGTGTGTTGAGTTTATCGAAGTGTTTGCACAGGCCGTCCGCTGCCATCAAAACCCGGAATCGCTAGTCTCGCAGTTGCTGCAATCCTTCCTCAAGCTGATGCTCGACATGACGCTCGGTCAGAAGATCGACTGGAGCAACACCAACGACTGGTACAAGGCGATGTACACGGTGATCTGCTGCTTCCCGCAGACGTTCAAGGATA
- the LOC131270332 gene encoding longitudinals lacking protein, isoforms A/B/D/L produces MGSSEGQTYCLRWNNHKSNLVEILDALIKMECYVDCTIYVDEQVQFKAHRVVLAANSPYFQSILQDVPMDHCTILFPGVQEFEMRALLEYMYTGEVNVTQAQIPRIMKIAEQLEVKGLYDMADLKGRFEVDHPMGERGESGATLLASNNNYSTKGDHAGGGPATASSSSSAAYSHVPPTSSNSAGYYPHHPHHQQQQQQHQSSPVISTSTNISIAQSSSSSPPYSYKSPYSSLYSRSPGTVDRDREREERSRDRSSSFSHPATSPHRHPSTSTSSASSVSAQIAMQAQAGSHPASSHQSVGGSSSATSISVQPSTTAAAAAALAAGWPGLGQTQLHSMLSSAYDSSTDMNPLKRKKLQSMSSMLRDTPILRNVLAQANPADSSQPGGVGVVPAGTAAGSVATIQTIQKTSDPDRPSSHHSNGSGYKSIKEPSHSPYADKSYDDDLLDSPHNFGGDARLASYVPHQQQKPEWKRYKQYTRTDILNAIDCVRKGMSALQASRKFGVPSRTLYDKVKKLGITTGRPINRSLKRSPSSGGSPASFPYGLSGTSHMFGPGAGAPGGASHSGDHHHQQLPSQSQQQDDEAMAHHEAGRMIKLEHGSHHGLPPTIPHPAAALLDPSFLQQALEARGGDIAGREALHAMAFAAAAHAAVNGMSTSPGTHGTARSPSPNVLMKYMRSVSMSSPEDDRHHPAQHQHPQQHRDRAMAEGQPPVDGRHHNGSETAAAATAGYVRRQERPMEQDSIDDAGSDCGGRPNSVAPAEEGQDDHVEDLSMGTKRDSEDRGPSMSPPLSHRVSQRSRSPSPQAHAPPPPPPQPQQQGVIVPAPGKLKEDYNISIKREIIADSNAPSESS; encoded by the exons ATGGGTAGCAGCGAAGGACAGACATACTGCCTACGATGGAACAACCACAAGTCGAACTTGGTCGAGATCCTGGACGCACTGATCAAGATGGAGTGCTATGTCGACTGCACGATCTACGTCGACGAGCAGGTCCAGTTCAAGGCACACCGGGTTGTGCTGGCGGCCAACTCACCCTACTTCCAGTCGATCCTGCAGGACGTGCCGATGGACCACTGCACCATCCTGTTTCCGGGAGTGCAGGAGTTTGAGATGCGCGCCCTTCTCGAGTACATGTACACCGGTGAGGTGAACGTGACACAGGCGCAGATACCGCGCATCATGAAGATCGCCGAGCAGCTCGAGGTAAAGGGCCTGTACGACATGGCAGATCTGAAGGGTCGCTTCGAGGTGGACCATCCGATGGGGGAGCGTGGCGAGTCAGGAGCGACTCTATTGGCGAGCAACAACAACTATAGTACCAAGGGAGATCATGCTGGCGGTGGACCAGCGACTGcttcgtcctcctcgtcaGCAGCTTATTCACATGTCCCTCCGACTAGCAGTAACAGTGCCGGCTATTATCCGCACCATccacaccatcagcagcagcagcagcagcaccagtcATCGCCTGTCATCTCCACATCGACCAACATCTCGATCGCCCAAAGCAGCAGCTCATCTCCGCCATACTCGTACAAGTCGCCCTACTCGAGCCTCTACTCACGCAGCCCTGGCACGGTGGATCGAGACCGCGAGCGAGAAGAACGTAGCCGTGACCGCTCGTCGTCCTTCTCACATCCGGCAACCTCACCACATCGCCATCCGTCCACGTCCACCTCTTCGGCATCGTCCGTATCGGCTCAGATCGCAATGCAAGCTCAGGCAGGATCGCACCCCGCATCATCCCACCAGTCCGTGGGTGGTTCATCCAGTGCCACTTCGATCTCGGTGCAACCTTCAACGACGGCTGCGGCGGCTGCGGCACTGGCTGCGGGCTGGCCCGGACTTGGACAGACTCAGCTGCACAGCATGCTCAGCTCGGCCTACGATTCCAGCACCGATATGAATCCGCTCAAGCGCAAGAAGCTCCAGTCGATGTCTAGCATGCTGCGCGACACTCCGATCCTTCGCAACGTACTGGCTCAGGCGAACCCGGCTGATTCCTCGCAACCTGGAGGCGTTGGCGTTGTTCCAGCTGGAACGGCTGCTGGCTCCGTAGCAACGATACAGACGATCCAGAAGACATCCGACCCCGATCGTCCCAGCAGTCATCACTCCAATGGCAGTGGATATAAG TCAATCAAGGAACCCTCGCATTCACCCTACGCCGACAAGTCGTACGATGACGACCTGCTGGATTCGCCGCACAACTTCGGTGGAGACGCACGGCTCGCCTCGTACGTGCCtcatcagcagcagaagcCAGAATGGAAGCGCTACAAGCAGTACACCCGAACGGATATCCTGAACGCGATCGACTGCGTGCGGAAGGGCATGAGTGCGTTGCAGGCGTCGCGTAAGTTTGGTGTCCCATCCCGTACCCTCTACGACAAGGTGAAGAAGCTGGGCATCACGACCGGTCGTCCGATCAACCGATCGCTCAAAAGGTCTCCCAGTTCGGGTGGAAGTCCGGCCTCGTTTCCTTACGGGTTGAGTGGCACGAGTCATATGTTTGGACCAGGGGCTGGAGCTCCCGGAGGCGCCTCACATTCCGGcgaccatcaccatcagcagctgCCGTCACAGTCGCAGCAACAGGACGACGAAGCCATGGCGCACCATGAGGCTGGACGAATGATCAAACTGGAGCACGGAAGCCACCATGGCCTACCGCCGACGATCCCACACCCTGCCGCAGCGCTCCTCGATCCGTCGTTCCTACAGCAGGCGTTAGAGGCACGTGGTGGCGACATAGCGGGTCGTGAAGCGCTTCATGCGATGGCCTTCGCTGCGGCAGCTCATGCGGCCGTCAATGGAATGAGCACGTCCCCGGGAACTCACGGAACGGCTCGCTCCCCTAGCCCGAACGTGCTGATGAAGTACATGCGGTCCGTGTCCATGAGCTCCCCCGAGGACGATCGCCATCATCCGGCCCAACACCAACACCCTCAGCAGCATCGTGATCGAGCGATGGCCGAGGGACAACCCCCGGTCGATGGTCGGCATCACAACGGATCGGAAACGGCGGCGGCAGCGACGGCAGGGTACGTCAGACGACAGGAACGTCCGATGGAGCAGGACTCGATCGACGACGCAGGAAGTGACTGTGGTGGTAGGCCCAACAGTGTTGCTCCGGCAGAGGAAGGACAAGACGATCACGTCGAGGATCTCTCGATGGGCACGAAGCGCGACTCGGAGGATCGAGGTCCGTCCATGTCGCCACCGCTTTCCCATCGTGTCTCCCAGCGATCACGATCACCATCTCCTCAGGCacacgcaccaccaccacctccaccacagCCGCAGCAACAAGGTGTGATAGTGCCAGCTCCGGGAAAACTGAAGGAGGACTACAACATCTCAATCAAACGAGAAATCATCGCTGACAGCAATGCTCCGTCGGAGTCCTCGTAG